The following are encoded together in the Oncorhynchus masou masou isolate Uvic2021 chromosome 5, UVic_Omas_1.1, whole genome shotgun sequence genome:
- the LOC135540162 gene encoding cytochrome b-c1 complex subunit 1, mitochondrial-like has protein sequence MAASMCRVGSSVGRALAKSRSPILLSLRRGQATVTYAQSLLGAPETRLTALDNGLRIASEETGHSTCTVGLWIGCGSRYETEKNNGAGFFLEHMAFKGTKKHTQMALEQQVESMGAHLSAYTSREHTAYYMKTMAKDLPKAVELLSEVVQSNVLSEADIEQQRSVVLRELEEVEGSLQDVCLDLLHATAFQGTPLGHSVLGPSQNARTLSRQDLVDFIRSHYKAPRMVLAAAGGVTHEELVGLAKQHFSGVSFEYEDDAVPVLSPCRFSGSEIRMRDDDIPLAHIAIAVEGASATSPDIVPLMVANSIIGSYDITFGGGKHLSSRLARLASEESLCHSFQAFHSSYSDTGLLGIYFVTDKHHIDDMMHWSQNAWMNLCTTVTESDVARAKNALKASLVGQLDGTTPICDDIGRHVLNYGRRIPLAEWDARIDAVTPRMVRDVCSKYIYDKCPAVSAVGPIEQLPDYNRMRSAMYWLRF, from the exons ATGGCAGCGTCCATGTGCCGAGTCGGGAGCTCTGTGGGTAGAGCCCTCGCCAAATCCCGTAGC CCCATCCTGCTGTCTCTGCGGCGTGGTCAGGCTACGGTGACCTACGCCCAGAGCCTTCTGGGAGCTCCTGAGACCCGTCTCACTGCCCTGGACAATGGCCTGAGGATCGCATCGGAGGAGACCGGACACAGCACATGCACT GTTGGGCTGTGGATCGGCTGTGGAAGTCGCTATGAGACTGAGAAGAACAATGGAGCTGGGTTCTTCCTGGAGCACATGGCTTTCAAG GGGACAAAAAAGCACACCCAGATGGCCCTGGAGCAGCAGGTGGAGTCCATGGGTGCTCACCTGAGTGCATACACTTCCCGGGAGCACACTGCCTACTACATGAAGACCATGGCCAAAGATCTGCCCAAAG CggtggagctgttgtcagaggtaGTGCAGAGCAATGTCCTGAGTGAGGCTGACATTGAGCAGCAGAGGAGTGTGGTGCTGAGAGAgctggaggaggtagagggcagtcTACAGGACGTCTGTTTGGACCTGCTGCACGCCACAGCTTTTCAGGGTACCCCCCTGGGACACAGTGTGCTGGGACCGTCCCAAAacgccag GACTTTGAGTCGACAGGATCTGGTAGATTTCATCAGGAGCCACTACAAGGCCCCCCGCATGGTGCTGGCAGCTGCTGGAG GTGTGACTCATGAGGAACTGGTTGGGTTGGCCAAACAGCACTTTAGCGGAGTTTCCTTTGAGTACGAGGATGATGCCGTGCCTGTTCTGTCCCCCTGCCGCTTCTCTGGCAGCGAG ATCCGCATGCGTGATGATGATATCCCCCTTGCACATATTGCTATCGCAGTGGAGGGTGCCAGTGCCACCAGCCCAGACATTGTGCCTCTCATGGTGGCCAACTCCATCATTGGCAGCTATGACATCACTTTTGGTGGTGGAAAGCACCTGAGCAGCCGTCTTGCTCGTCTGGCCTCAGAGGAGAGTCTGTGCCACAGCTTTCAGGCCTTCCACTCATCTTACAGCGATACTGGTCTGCTTGGCATCTACTTTGTCACCGACAAACACCACATCGATGATATGATGCACTGGTCACAGAACGCATG GATGAACTTGTGCACCACAGTGACAGAGAGTGATGTTGCCAGAGCCAAGAACGCCCTCAAGGCCAGCTTGGTGGGACAGCTCGACG GAACGACACCAATATGTGATGACATTGGCAGGCACGTCCTGAACTACGGCCGCCGTATCCCCCTGGCTGAGTGGGACGCCCGCATCGAT GCTGTGACGCCCAGGATGGTGCGTGACGTCTGCTCCAAATATATCTATGACAAGTGTCCCGCTGTGTCTGCTGTTG GCCCCATTGAGCAGTTGCCTGACTACAACAGAATGCGCAGTGCCATGTACTGGCTCCGCTTCTAA